One genomic window of Actinoalloteichus hoggarensis includes the following:
- a CDS encoding ACP S-malonyltransferase encodes MFSERVIALLAPGQGSQSPGMLTPWLETDGAREQLADWSKATGLDLIRLGTEADAEEIKDTAVTQPLVVALTLLAAEELRRRIDVPSNAIIAGHSVGELAAAALAGVFEPVDAVRLAAVRGREMADACALEASGMSAVLGGEPDVVLARLAELGLDPANRNGGGQIVAAGPVDALGELSAQPPEGARVRSLAVAGAFHTRFMAPAEEALRRHAEAVAVADPVRTLLSNSDGEPQHDGAEILRRLVAQVTRPVRWDACMETLVAQGVTAVVELPPAGALAGLVKRGMKGTKTVPLKTPADLDKAVAAITEHAADVDTPSEITR; translated from the coding sequence TGAACGGGTGATCGCACTGCTCGCGCCAGGACAGGGCTCTCAGTCCCCCGGCATGCTGACGCCATGGCTGGAGACCGACGGCGCCCGCGAACAGCTGGCCGACTGGTCGAAGGCCACGGGTCTCGACCTGATCAGGCTGGGCACCGAGGCCGACGCGGAGGAGATCAAGGACACGGCGGTCACCCAGCCGTTGGTCGTCGCCCTGACACTGCTGGCGGCCGAAGAACTGCGGCGCCGGATCGACGTCCCCTCGAACGCGATCATCGCGGGCCACTCCGTCGGTGAGCTGGCCGCGGCGGCGTTGGCGGGCGTGTTCGAGCCGGTCGACGCCGTACGACTCGCGGCGGTGCGCGGCCGGGAGATGGCCGACGCCTGTGCGCTGGAGGCCAGCGGGATGTCCGCCGTGCTCGGCGGCGAACCGGACGTGGTGCTCGCCCGGCTGGCCGAACTCGGCCTCGACCCGGCGAACCGCAACGGCGGCGGCCAGATCGTCGCGGCGGGCCCGGTCGACGCGCTCGGCGAGCTGAGCGCGCAGCCGCCCGAGGGCGCCAGGGTGCGGTCGCTGGCCGTCGCAGGCGCCTTCCACACTCGTTTCATGGCTCCCGCGGAGGAGGCGCTGCGCAGGCACGCCGAAGCCGTCGCGGTCGCCGACCCGGTCCGAACGCTGCTGTCGAACTCCGACGGCGAGCCGCAGCACGACGGCGCCGAGATCCTGCGGCGACTCGTGGCGCAGGTCACCCGCCCGGTGCGCTGGGACGCCTGCATGGAGACGCTCGTCGCGCAGGGCGTCACCGCCGTCGTCGAGCTGCCGCCCGCCGGTGCCCTGGCCGGTCTGGTCAAGCGCGGCATGAAGGGCACGAAGACCGTGCCGTTGAAGACGCCCGCCGACCTCGACAAGGCAGTCGCG